Below is a window of Uloborus diversus isolate 005 chromosome 3, Udiv.v.3.1, whole genome shotgun sequence DNA.
AAAAAGAAGTAATCGAAGCATCATATTTGACATTGCttttaattgataaaaacttggctattaattattgttattttcccATTACAGAAGGGTAGGACAGCAGATTCTTATCTTCAAGGAGGAAAATCAGGGCACTATAAAGCACCTCTAAACTCTAGTTCGGATAGTATGTTTTCCAGTTCAGGAAAAGATGCATTGGAACAAACTAACGAAGATATTTCAAAAGAAGATCCAATTGATGAAGAAAATGCTTCCGAAAAAGCAATTAATGAAAATGAACCATCTGAAAACGTTAACAACGATGAAGACAAGGATTTAATTAATCCAGACGATCAAGATGCAACCGAATGTAACGAAGAAAATCATTTAGTCAATAATGAAGAAGATACTGAGGCAGAAGATGCAAACAGAAAGTTATCGACTGACGCTATGGAAGATGTGTCGACTGAAGAACCCGTGGAAGACAAGGAAGAAAGTGAAGATTGCATTATTTCTACTGATCCTGAACTTCAAGATAACGAAGAAGAGGACGAAGTCCCGGAACCTGGTACGGATGAGGTTGATGAGCTTGTCGAAACTTTGGAAAATGAAGCACCAAATGGCGACTCAGAAAACGAAGCACAAGAAGAAATAAATGCAGAAGATCCAGAGGTTACTGCAAATGAAAATGAGGAAAACAAAGACAACGAAGTTAACGCTGAAGAAGTCGGTGAAGGAGGTGTCGAAGGAGAGGAAGCAGAAGAATCAAGTGGCAAAACAGACGAGGAAGAAACCGAGCCTGAAACTGTTGTAGAGGTAGGAGAAAATGAGAATAGTGAAGAGGCATCGGAAGAAAAGGAAGAAGAGGTAATAGAACCACCTGGGGATGCAGAAACAGAAGATAAGACTGACGAAGATAATGAGGCAGATCCTGAATGCAATGAACCTGATGGTTTAGAAGGAACTACAGAGGAAAATGAAAACGCTGAAGAAAATGAAGTAGTTGCTCCAGAAGAAAATGATGATGCAGATGAACCAGAACATTCAGAAGCACAAGAAGCAGAAACGACTAACTTGTTGAAAAGACATAGTGTATCGGAAGTTACAGTAGCGGAAGTTGGAAGTGGTAATGTATCCAATATTGAAAATGTTGATGCAAGCGAAGAACCAGATACTGCTGAGACAGAGGAGCCTGCTGAAACAGAAGAGGATAAAGAAGCAGGTGAAAATGAAGTTGAAGCAGATGCAAAAATCGCTGAACCAGAAGAATGCGAAGAAACTTCTCCTAGTGTACCagatgataataatgataatccTGACGAGTGTAGTAATGAGAATATTCCCGATGAAGAGAAAGATGTGTCTGCTGTAACGGAAAACGAGGAAGAAAATAATGCTGATGAGGTGAAAGAAACTGATGAAACGGTTAAGGATAAAGATAACGAAAATGAAGACACAGCAACTGAAGAGCTTGAAGAAGAGAAAACGACAGAAAATGCGGAAGAAAATACGGAAGAAACTGAAGAAGAAAAAGCGGAAGAGACAGAGAAAGAAAAAACGGAAGAGGCTGAAGAAGAAAAAACGGAAGAcactgaagaagaaaagaaagaaccaGAGGAAGCAAAAACGGAAGAAACTGAAGAAAAACCAGTTGATGATGAAGAGGAATTAGTTAAAAACGAAGTGGAAGAAAATGAAGATGAAGTTACAGAAGAAAATGATGGAAAAGAAGAAGATACAAAAGAAGATGAAGAGGAAAATATCGAGGGTCAAGAGGAAAAAGATGAACAAGCAGAAAAAGCAGACGACGAAAAAACAAATGAGGAAGATAAGAATGAAGAAACCGGGCCCCAGGAAAGTGAAGTTAATGCTGAACCTGTGACCGAAATTGATGATATTGCAAACGATGGAGATGAAAATAAAGACGAAAGCTCTAAAGATACGCCACACCAAAcaagtaaaaatacatttttcatttctatttctaCCTAAATAAGTAATACGAGGTACAGAATTATTAAAACTCGAACatttttcatgaatgaaaaatcgcaaattaatgattttaatcataaatatctCCAGAACGTCATGGGACTGGTAAAcgcaaccaattttaaaaacgtatggtagaattgaaattaaaattattacacaGATAGTAACCAAAAAGCTCCTTGCTAAATGATACTTTGATGGGGGAGGGTTCGTAACAAGAGACACTTACACttta
It encodes the following:
- the LOC129219150 gene encoding myb-like protein X, producing MADYYSQYPEHLNLEEVIKRCHKVNANYLANTANRIKGKSPVRQSPPPTNGTLSSPRSEDNNGSSKENSQSNDSGNENELVSMFQKDKLNKRFDVNSANIRKWVNAKDVEKLTKAVMDGYGDKVVRLHKIEDDEEKSPDQFSELVERINAIHAAVSNDNLDELENQLEEKDFALAKDHMGMTPLHKAVLLRKTKIVGFLIEKFPETINAKNKNGLTALHYAAAMSRKDGQQIYKMLAQAGADSKIRDNVSQEIILERMTAALQKGDVDLLHELVLEGHGKHLLGKSSWNEEAKVFLKELPTYLNNIKSFQESIRIGDVNKVKELVSTNEKLMRARDETGALPFHIAAAAGATQVLHFLGKNFPNMLNVKDAKGRTADSYLQGGKSGHYKAPLNSSSDSMFSSSGKDALEQTNEDISKEDPIDEENASEKAINENEPSENVNNDEDKDLINPDDQDATECNEENHLVNNEEDTEAEDANRKLSTDAMEDVSTEEPVEDKEESEDCIISTDPELQDNEEEDEVPEPGTDEVDELVETLENEAPNGDSENEAQEEINAEDPEVTANENEENKDNEVNAEEVGEGGVEGEEAEESSGKTDEEETEPETVVEVGENENSEEASEEKEEEVIEPPGDAETEDKTDEDNEADPECNEPDGLEGTTEENENAEENEVVAPEENDDADEPEHSEAQEAETTNLLKRHSVSEVTVAEVGSGNVSNIENVDASEEPDTAETEEPAETEEDKEAGENEVEADAKIAEPEECEETSPSVPDDNNDNPDECSNENIPDEEKDVSAVTENEEENNADEVKETDETVKDKDNENEDTATEELEEEKTTENAEENTEETEEEKAEETEKEKTEEAEEEKTEDTEEEKKEPEEAKTEETEEKPVDDEEELVKNEVEENEDEVTEENDGKEEDTKEDEEENIEGQEEKDEQAEKADDEKTNEEDKNEETGPQESEVNAEPVTEIDDIANDGDENKDESSKDTPHQTKDHLDELIEHWIKDGDLLRLEHVVLAGQGDRLIERTSDDKQVQDFLDLVPIYMAKIRAVHEAVAKGHLREVRSVLTRKRFALSRDHVGASPLHLAVLYGHTDVSTYIISHFPETMDGPDNVSESAVDSPLFGKL